TCCACCACCCGGACCCTCGCGTGCGCCGGCAGGTGCGAGCGGAAGAAATCCAGGCTTTGGTGGGGCAGCAATTTCTCACTCCCACCCCATACGAACAGCACGGGCATGGGGAGCCCCTTGAGCACCTCGGGCTTGAGGTACTCGCCCGTGGCCAGCGCGTCCGCGCTCAGGGCCCGCACCGCCGGTGTGGAGTAGATGCCGCGCAGCATGTCCGCGAACAGCATCATCACCCACGGTGGACGGTGGAAGAGTCGTTTGGTGAGCGCACGCGACTGCTCGGCGGTGCGCACGTCCATGGACTCCAGCACCTCGCGGATGAGCTCGTGGCCCACGTCCGCGCCCGCCGGCGCCACCAGCCCCAGCGCGCACACCAGCTCCGGGTGCTCCGCCGCCAGCTGTACCGACATGGCCCCGCCCAGCGAGTTGCCCACCACGAACGACGGCCCGCCCACCAC
This is a stretch of genomic DNA from Archangium lipolyticum. It encodes these proteins:
- a CDS encoding alpha/beta fold hydrolase, with the protein product MDLISGLQEVTRRMLVARGVRSEMVDVGGQRLHHYELKGSGKGPTIVLVHGLGGTANGFARVFFGLAKRFERVLAVDLPGHGFSPEYCLGPTCVRGQYGMLVEYLRKVVGGPSFVVGNSLGGAMSVQLAAEHPELVCALGLVAPAGADVGHELIREVLESMDVRTAEQSRALTKRLFHRPPWVMMLFADMLRGIYSTPAVRALSADALATGEYLKPEVLKGLPMPVLFVWGGSEKLLPHQSLDFFRSHLPAHARVRVVERFGHIPQVERPDELVSELIQFANATGL